The following coding sequences lie in one Mycobacterium sp. DL440 genomic window:
- a CDS encoding adenylate/guanylate cyclase domain-containing protein — protein sequence MDRIFQWVWDRYGPTYSWAICVLVYLAGLSVHLAFPLIIVAFEGSDRYAEAAVITCVAMLVRTYLFVLPGSKRLRPIEKWAAGHQVDPMEALRATYVYARRTTARVLATDVVWTPCVAVVVATVAGATEWRLVQYGVVGAAYGAATGVIGIHSFSEGSLRPVRTAIAGDTGIGDSLPRSHPTFAAWSHITMIAMALGFSTGAAITASVIDRAREDPIVSLAIGCALTLIAGPIAFMAISPFLRPIRDLAEGTERVAAGDYIQRLPVVQDDDLGALSAAFNRMQAGLAERQRLQAAFGTYVDPALASRLLEQGDDVFTGERREVTVMFVDIRDFTPYAEANSAEDVVTRLNELFDVVVPAVVDAGGHVNKFLGDGALAVFGAPNDLVGHADSAVNAALLMQRLVAERFEGALRIGIGINTGVVIAGTIGGGGKLEFTLIGDAVNVAARVEQLTKTTGDSILLTQPTVDALEVRPSGLTDRGLHELKGKSAAVRVFGLDPSMSF from the coding sequence ATGGACCGGATCTTTCAGTGGGTGTGGGATCGGTACGGGCCGACGTACTCCTGGGCGATCTGCGTCCTCGTTTACCTCGCGGGGCTGTCGGTCCACCTCGCCTTCCCGTTGATCATCGTCGCCTTCGAGGGATCCGATCGCTATGCGGAGGCGGCCGTCATCACTTGTGTCGCCATGCTGGTGCGGACCTACCTGTTCGTTCTTCCCGGCTCGAAGCGGTTGCGCCCGATCGAAAAGTGGGCAGCGGGCCACCAGGTCGATCCGATGGAGGCGCTGCGCGCCACTTATGTCTATGCGCGGAGGACGACTGCCCGAGTGCTCGCAACCGACGTGGTCTGGACGCCTTGCGTGGCGGTCGTTGTGGCCACGGTTGCCGGGGCGACCGAGTGGCGACTGGTCCAATACGGGGTTGTCGGTGCCGCGTACGGAGCGGCCACCGGAGTGATCGGCATTCACAGCTTCAGCGAGGGATCGCTGCGGCCGGTCAGGACCGCCATCGCCGGTGACACGGGAATCGGCGACTCCCTGCCGCGCTCTCACCCCACTTTTGCCGCGTGGTCCCACATCACCATGATCGCGATGGCGCTCGGATTCTCCACCGGGGCCGCGATCACGGCGTCCGTGATCGACCGCGCCCGCGAGGACCCGATCGTCTCCTTGGCAATCGGGTGTGCCTTGACGCTGATTGCCGGCCCGATCGCATTCATGGCGATCTCGCCCTTCTTGCGACCGATCCGCGACCTCGCCGAGGGGACCGAACGTGTTGCGGCAGGTGACTACATTCAACGTCTGCCGGTAGTTCAGGACGACGACCTGGGTGCCTTGTCGGCGGCATTCAACCGCATGCAGGCGGGTTTGGCTGAGCGGCAACGGCTTCAGGCAGCGTTCGGTACGTACGTCGACCCTGCTCTGGCGTCGCGGCTACTTGAGCAGGGTGACGATGTGTTCACTGGTGAGCGCCGCGAGGTGACGGTCATGTTCGTCGACATCCGCGACTTCACCCCGTACGCCGAGGCGAACAGCGCTGAGGATGTCGTGACTCGTCTCAATGAATTGTTCGACGTTGTCGTGCCTGCTGTGGTCGATGCCGGAGGGCACGTCAACAAGTTCCTCGGCGATGGCGCATTGGCTGTGTTCGGTGCTCCCAACGATCTTGTCGGCCATGCCGACTCTGCAGTGAACGCCGCGCTGTTGATGCAGCGATTGGTTGCCGAACGATTCGAGGGTGCGCTGCGAATCGGTATCGGCATCAACACCGGTGTGGTGATCGCCGGCACCATCGGTGGCGGCGGCAAGCTGGAGTTCACGCTGATCGGCGATGCCGTCAACGTCGCTGCCCGTGTCGAGCAACTCACCAAGACGACCGGCGACTCAATCCTGCTGACCCAGCCGACCGTTGACGCTTTGGAGGTCCGTCCAAGCGGGCTCACCGACCGGGGGCTTCACGAGCTGAAAGGCAAGTCAGCCGCGGTAAGAGTTTTCGGACTCGACCCATCGATGAGTTTTTGA
- the groES gene encoding co-chaperone GroES, with product MVAVNIKPLEDKILVQANAAETTTASGLVIPDTAKEKPQEGTVVAVGPGRWDEDGEKRIPLDVAEGDTVIYSKYGGTEIKYNGEEYLILSARDVLAVVAK from the coding sequence ATCGTGGCAGTCAACATCAAGCCACTCGAGGACAAGATCCTCGTTCAGGCCAACGCGGCCGAGACCACGACCGCATCCGGTCTGGTCATCCCTGACACCGCCAAGGAAAAGCCGCAGGAAGGCACCGTCGTCGCAGTTGGCCCCGGCCGCTGGGATGAGGATGGCGAGAAGCGGATCCCCCTGGACGTTGCCGAGGGCGACACCGTCATCTACAGCAAGTACGGCGGCACCGAGATCAAGTACAACGGCGAGGAGTACTTGATCCTGTCGGCCCGCGACGTGCTGGCTGTCGTCGCAAAGTAG
- a CDS encoding HNH endonuclease signature motif containing protein codes for MFGSRFTIDPDATEEALVDQLAAMSRATSSIAAGQAQVMAILETKRHARKAAEGIPVDQRGRGLASEVGLARKTSPWHGARYLKVSRILVDDMPYTLAALESGVLTEARAMIIADQAACLSPADRRAMDAELCADPDVLDGLGDRKVEAEAGRVAIRLDHDAVMERISRHQCDRTVTARPAPHGMMYLTALLTAAEGVTAYQALQAEATAAAAASIAAGGGCEGRGPLMADAFYRRVTGREVGAAVPVALNLVLSDESLLAQGSEPAVLDGYGPIPAEVARQMAWAAVLDPEVEAAVRRLYANPLTGNLVAMESTARNFPKGLRWLIKMRDQTCRTPFCDAPVRHIDHITRHADGGPTSAGNGQGLCERCNYSKECPDWQTRTSYDQYGRHTTEIITPTGRTYRSTAPPVPMSARLFTSDIHVVNIHTAA; via the coding sequence ATGTTCGGGTCGCGTTTCACGATCGATCCCGACGCCACCGAGGAGGCGTTGGTCGATCAGCTCGCCGCGATGAGCCGAGCTACTTCCAGCATCGCCGCCGGGCAGGCACAGGTAATGGCCATACTGGAAACCAAACGTCATGCCCGCAAGGCGGCCGAGGGCATCCCCGTCGACCAGCGCGGCAGAGGTCTGGCCTCCGAGGTCGGCCTGGCCCGCAAGACCTCGCCTTGGCACGGAGCCAGGTACCTGAAGGTGTCCCGGATCCTGGTTGACGACATGCCCTACACCCTCGCCGCACTGGAGTCCGGGGTACTCACCGAGGCCCGAGCGATGATCATCGCCGACCAGGCCGCCTGCCTGTCACCGGCAGACCGCCGCGCAATGGATGCCGAACTGTGCGCCGATCCTGACGTGCTGGATGGTCTGGGAGACAGGAAGGTTGAGGCCGAGGCCGGGCGAGTGGCGATTCGACTCGACCACGACGCGGTGATGGAGCGCATCAGCCGCCATCAGTGCGATCGCACCGTCACCGCGCGGCCGGCCCCACACGGCATGATGTACCTCACGGCGCTGCTGACCGCGGCCGAAGGCGTCACGGCCTATCAGGCGTTGCAGGCGGAGGCTACTGCCGCCGCGGCGGCCTCGATCGCCGCCGGAGGTGGATGCGAGGGGCGGGGCCCGTTGATGGCCGATGCCTTCTATCGACGCGTCACTGGACGTGAGGTCGGGGCGGCGGTCCCGGTCGCGCTCAATCTGGTGCTCTCCGACGAGAGCTTGTTGGCCCAGGGTTCTGAGCCGGCGGTGCTCGACGGATACGGCCCGATCCCGGCAGAGGTGGCCCGACAGATGGCCTGGGCCGCCGTGCTCGACCCCGAGGTAGAGGCTGCGGTGCGCCGCCTCTACGCCAATCCCCTCACCGGCAACCTGGTCGCCATGGAATCGACGGCGCGCAACTTCCCCAAGGGCCTCAGGTGGCTCATCAAGATGCGTGACCAAACCTGCCGCACCCCGTTCTGCGACGCACCCGTCCGGCACATCGATCACATCACCCGCCACGCCGACGGCGGTCCGACCAGTGCCGGCAACGGCCAAGGGCTCTGCGAACGGTGCAATTACTCAAAAGAGTGCCCCGACTGGCAGACCCGTACCAGCTACGACCAGTACGGCCGGCACACCACTGAAATCATCACACCAACCGGCCGAACCTATCGAAGTACCGCCCCACCGGTACCGATGAGCGCACGGCTGTTCACCAGCGACATCCATGTCGTGAACATCCACACGGCCGCGTAG
- the tsaB gene encoding tRNA (adenosine(37)-N6)-threonylcarbamoyltransferase complex dimerization subunit type 1 TsaB has product MNILTIDTATPAVSAGVVRRAAEGSVEALAERVTVDARAHAEQLTPNVLGAVSDAGITVADLDAVVVGCGPGPFTGLRVGMASAAAFGHALGVPVHGVCSLDAIGIHTDGDVLVVTDARRREVYWAHYRDGVRVDGPSVNAPADVASVLQTSVAAVAGSPEHAALFALPRLDVVYPTPAGLVRAVTDWHDPQPLVPLYLRRPDAKPSAAVRK; this is encoded by the coding sequence GTGAACATCTTGACCATCGATACCGCGACCCCGGCGGTCAGTGCCGGCGTGGTCCGCCGAGCGGCGGAGGGCAGCGTGGAGGCCCTCGCCGAGCGGGTGACCGTAGACGCCCGCGCTCACGCCGAACAGCTCACGCCGAACGTGCTCGGCGCCGTGTCGGATGCCGGGATCACCGTTGCGGATCTCGACGCGGTCGTGGTGGGCTGCGGACCCGGCCCGTTCACCGGGCTGCGGGTAGGGATGGCCAGTGCCGCGGCGTTCGGTCATGCGCTGGGCGTTCCGGTGCACGGGGTGTGCAGCCTGGACGCCATCGGAATCCACACCGACGGCGATGTATTGGTGGTCACCGATGCGCGGCGGCGCGAGGTGTACTGGGCGCACTACCGCGACGGAGTCCGGGTCGACGGCCCGTCCGTCAACGCACCCGCCGATGTGGCGTCCGTACTGCAGACCTCGGTCGCCGCAGTGGCCGGCTCACCCGAGCACGCCGCACTGTTCGCCCTGCCCCGGCTCGACGTCGTGTACCCGACACCCGCGGGCCTGGTGCGCGCCGTGACCGATTGGCACGATCCGCAACCGCTGGTACCGCTGTATCTGCGCCGTCCCGACGCGAAACCCTCTGCGGCGGTGCGGAAATGA
- a CDS encoding alpha/beta fold hydrolase: MSRNAQWLAGAAGVTAVGTVAGRSVARSLTRRSTGEDPYLGEDFERLDADRSSVVTTDDGVPLAVREVGPNDAPLTVVFAHGFCLRMGAFYFQRTRLAEQWGPQVRMVFYDQRGHGQSGTAPPDTYTVEQLGRDLEAVLAVTVPRGPAVLVGHSMGGMTVLSHARQFPQRYPKQIVGAAVISSAVEGVARSPLGEILRNPALEAVRFLARYAPGTVHRTRGAARSVIGPILRAASYGDESVSPSVVEFSQRMMHGTSITTLVEFLHALEVHDEAGALRVLAKVPTLIACGDRDLLTPMEYSKAMAAQLPRSELVIVGGAGHLVQLEEPVVIDDALVRLVERATPSKLVTLSRRVRDRVWFRG, translated from the coding sequence TTGAGTCGCAATGCTCAGTGGCTGGCCGGAGCGGCCGGGGTCACTGCCGTGGGTACGGTGGCGGGCAGGTCGGTGGCGCGGTCGCTGACCCGGCGCAGTACCGGCGAGGATCCCTACCTGGGTGAGGATTTCGAACGCCTCGATGCCGACCGCAGTTCCGTGGTGACGACCGACGACGGCGTCCCGCTGGCCGTGCGTGAAGTCGGCCCGAACGATGCACCGTTGACGGTGGTTTTCGCCCACGGTTTCTGTTTGCGCATGGGCGCCTTCTACTTTCAGCGCACCCGGCTGGCCGAACAGTGGGGTCCGCAGGTGCGGATGGTGTTCTACGATCAGCGCGGCCATGGTCAGTCGGGGACTGCACCGCCGGACACCTACACTGTCGAACAACTCGGGCGTGATCTGGAAGCGGTTCTGGCCGTGACGGTTCCACGCGGCCCCGCAGTGCTGGTCGGCCATTCGATGGGCGGCATGACGGTCCTCTCGCATGCCCGGCAGTTCCCGCAGCGCTACCCGAAACAGATCGTCGGCGCCGCGGTGATCTCCTCGGCGGTCGAGGGCGTGGCGCGCTCACCGCTAGGGGAGATCTTGCGCAACCCGGCGCTGGAGGCGGTGCGGTTTTTGGCCCGCTATGCCCCGGGCACGGTGCACCGCACCCGCGGCGCGGCTCGGTCGGTGATCGGGCCGATCCTGCGCGCGGCGTCCTACGGCGACGAGTCGGTCAGCCCCAGCGTGGTCGAGTTCTCCCAACGGATGATGCACGGCACGTCGATCACCACGCTGGTCGAATTCCTGCACGCCCTCGAGGTGCACGACGAGGCCGGCGCCCTGCGGGTGCTGGCCAAGGTACCGACACTCATCGCCTGTGGTGACCGGGACCTGCTCACCCCAATGGAATACTCAAAGGCCATGGCCGCACAGCTACCCCGCTCCGAACTGGTGATCGTCGGGGGAGCCGGTCATCTGGTCCAGCTTGAGGAGCCCGTGGTGATCGACGACGCACTGGTCCGCCTGGTGGAGCGGGCCACGCCCTCCAAACTGGTCACGCTGTCGCGCCGGGTCCGCGATCGGGTCTGGTTCCGTGGCTGA
- the tsaD gene encoding tRNA (adenosine(37)-N6)-threonylcarbamoyltransferase complex transferase subunit TsaD has translation MIILAIESSCDETGVGIADLGDDGTIRLLADEVASSVDEHARYGGVVPEIASRAHLEALGPTMRRALDTAGIERPDVVAATIGPGLAGALLVGVAAAKAYAAGWNVPFYGVNHLGGHLAADVYDHGPLPESVGLLVSGGHTHLLHVRSLGEPIIELGSTVDDAAGEAYDKVARLLGLGYPGGRVLDDLARTGDRDAIVFPRGMTGPRDDPYVFSFSGLKTAVARYVEAHPEASQADVAAGFQEAVADVLTAKAVRAATDLGVSTLLIAGGVAANSRLRELAEGRCTAAGLTLRVPRPRLCTDNGAMIASFAAHLIAAGAAPSPLDAASDPGLPVVKGQVA, from the coding sequence ATGATCATTCTGGCCATCGAAAGTTCCTGCGACGAAACCGGAGTCGGTATCGCCGATCTTGGGGACGACGGCACGATCCGCCTATTGGCCGACGAAGTCGCCTCCAGCGTCGACGAGCACGCCCGCTACGGCGGCGTCGTCCCCGAGATCGCCTCGCGCGCGCACCTGGAGGCACTGGGACCGACCATGCGCCGGGCCCTGGACACCGCGGGCATCGAACGGCCCGACGTCGTCGCCGCGACCATCGGGCCCGGGCTGGCCGGGGCACTGCTGGTCGGGGTGGCCGCCGCCAAGGCCTACGCGGCCGGCTGGAACGTCCCGTTCTACGGCGTCAACCACCTGGGCGGGCATCTGGCCGCCGACGTCTACGACCACGGACCGCTGCCCGAGAGTGTCGGCCTGCTCGTCTCGGGTGGACACACCCACCTGCTGCATGTGCGGTCGCTGGGGGAACCGATCATCGAGCTGGGCAGCACCGTCGACGATGCCGCGGGCGAGGCGTACGACAAGGTGGCCCGGCTACTCGGACTGGGTTATCCCGGCGGACGGGTGCTCGACGACCTGGCCCGCACCGGTGACCGCGACGCCATCGTCTTCCCGCGGGGGATGACCGGGCCGCGGGACGACCCGTACGTGTTCAGCTTCTCGGGCCTCAAGACCGCGGTGGCCCGCTATGTGGAGGCCCACCCGGAGGCCTCGCAGGCCGATGTGGCGGCCGGTTTCCAGGAGGCCGTCGCTGACGTGCTGACCGCCAAGGCCGTGCGCGCGGCCACCGACCTCGGGGTGTCCACCCTGCTGATCGCGGGTGGGGTAGCGGCCAATTCCCGGCTGCGGGAACTTGCCGAAGGACGTTGCACGGCAGCAGGTCTGACGCTGCGGGTGCCGAGGCCACGGCTGTGCACTGACAACGGCGCGATGATCGCCTCGTTCGCGGCACATCTGATCGCCGCCGGTGCGGCTCCGTCGCCGCTGGATGCGGCCAGTGATCCGGGGTTGCCGGTGGTGAAGGGACAGGTGGCATGA
- the tsaE gene encoding tRNA (adenosine(37)-N6)-threonylcarbamoyltransferase complex ATPase subunit type 1 TsaE: MAERSAGTAELATTEDTLALGATLGAGLKAGDVVVLSGPLGAGKTVMAKGIAAAMDVDGPVVSPTYVLARVHRARRADRPAMVHVDMYRLLDHPGVDLLGELDALDLDTDLDDAVVVVEWGEGLAERLSDHHLDIRIERDTDTETRTVIWQWSAP, encoded by the coding sequence GTGGCTGAGCGCAGCGCCGGTACGGCCGAGCTCGCCACCACCGAGGACACCCTCGCCCTGGGCGCGACGCTGGGCGCGGGGCTGAAGGCCGGTGACGTGGTGGTGTTGTCGGGTCCGCTGGGGGCGGGCAAGACGGTGATGGCCAAGGGCATCGCGGCGGCCATGGATGTGGACGGGCCGGTGGTCTCACCGACGTACGTGCTGGCCCGGGTGCATCGCGCCCGTCGGGCGGATCGCCCGGCGATGGTGCATGTGGACATGTACCGGTTGCTCGACCATCCCGGTGTCGATCTGCTGGGGGAGCTCGATGCGCTCGACCTCGACACCGACCTGGATGACGCCGTGGTGGTCGTCGAGTGGGGCGAGGGCCTGGCCGAACGCCTCTCCGACCATCACCTGGACATTCGTATCGAGCGCGACACCGACACCGAGACGCGCACGGTGATCTGGCAGTGGAGCGCTCCGTGA
- the rimI gene encoding ribosomal protein S18-alanine N-acetyltransferase, translated as MTVFEALTRADAERCAELEAKLFAGDDPWPAKAFLSELDAKHNRYLAARSDGVLVGYAGIARLGRMRPYEYEIHTIGVDPEFQGRGIGRRLLDDLLDFASGGTVFLEVRTDNEPAIALYESAGFVNIGLRKRYYRVSGADAYTMQRLPQGGPT; from the coding sequence ATGACCGTGTTCGAGGCGTTAACCCGCGCCGACGCCGAGCGGTGCGCGGAGCTCGAAGCCAAGCTGTTCGCCGGTGACGATCCCTGGCCGGCCAAGGCATTCCTGTCCGAACTCGACGCCAAGCACAATCGCTACCTGGCCGCCCGCAGCGACGGTGTGCTCGTGGGCTACGCCGGTATCGCTCGGCTGGGCCGAATGCGCCCGTATGAGTACGAGATCCACACCATCGGCGTCGATCCAGAATTCCAGGGGCGCGGAATCGGGCGTCGGCTGCTCGACGACCTGCTCGACTTCGCCTCCGGCGGAACGGTTTTCCTGGAGGTACGCACCGACAACGAACCGGCCATCGCACTGTACGAAAGCGCCGGATTCGTCAACATCGGCCTGCGCAAGCGGTACTACCGCGTCAGTGGGGCCGACGCCTACACCATGCAACGCCTTCCCCAAGGGGGCCCGACATGA
- a CDS encoding SRPBCC family protein: MTDETMSTACTINAPVETVFAVLADPTAHQAIDGTGWVRESLDGKRLTEVGQIFRMAMYHDNYGGMHYEMANRVEVFESPRVIAWLPGQGADDASLEFGGWIWRYDLEPLGDDRTEVTLTYDWSAVPAALREHIEFPPFDRQHLDNSLKHLTGLAQDRA, encoded by the coding sequence ATGACTGACGAAACCATGAGCACCGCGTGCACGATCAACGCGCCGGTCGAAACCGTCTTCGCGGTGCTGGCCGACCCGACCGCCCATCAGGCGATCGACGGCACCGGTTGGGTGCGAGAGTCGCTCGACGGCAAGCGTCTGACCGAAGTCGGCCAGATCTTCCGGATGGCGATGTACCACGACAACTACGGCGGCATGCACTACGAGATGGCCAACCGGGTCGAGGTCTTCGAGTCACCGCGCGTGATTGCGTGGCTGCCGGGCCAAGGCGCTGACGATGCCAGCCTCGAATTCGGCGGCTGGATCTGGCGCTACGACCTTGAGCCGCTCGGTGACGACCGGACCGAGGTAACCCTGACGTATGACTGGTCAGCGGTGCCGGCGGCTCTTCGCGAACACATCGAGTTCCCGCCGTTCGACCGGCAGCACCTGGACAACTCGCTCAAGCACCTGACCGGGCTGGCGCAGGATCGGGCGTAG
- the groL gene encoding chaperonin GroEL (60 kDa chaperone family; promotes refolding of misfolded polypeptides especially under stressful conditions; forms two stacked rings of heptamers to form a barrel-shaped 14mer; ends can be capped by GroES; misfolded proteins enter the barrel where they are refolded when GroES binds): MSKQIEFNETARRAMEAGVDKLADAVKVTLGPRGRNVVLAKAFGGPQVTNDGVTIAREIDLEDPFENLGAQLVKSVATKTNDVAGDGTTTATVLAQALIKAGLRNVAAGANPIALGQGISKAADAVSEALLAAATPVSDEKAIAQVATVSSRDEQIGQLVGEAMTKVGHDGVVTIEESSTLNTELEVTEGVGFDKGFISAYFVNDFDSQEAVLEDPVILLHRDKVSSLPDLLPLLEKVAEAGKPLLIIAEDVEGEALSTLVVNAIRKTLKAVAVKAPFFGDRRKAFLDDLAVVTGGQVVNPDVGLVLREAGLDVLGSARRVVVTKDSTVLVDGGGSKDAVADRVKQLKAEIESTDSDWDREKLQERLAKLSGGVAVIKVGAATETDLKKRKEAVEDAVAAAKAAVEEGIVTGGGAALVQARTALVKLRGEVEGDEALGVDVFSSALSAPLYWIATNAGLDGSVVVNKVSEQDNGQGFNAATLTYGDLLAEGIVDPVKVTRSAVLNAASVARMILTTETAVVDKPAEEEDHGHGHHGHAH, encoded by the coding sequence ATGAGCAAGCAGATTGAGTTCAACGAGACTGCGCGCCGTGCCATGGAGGCCGGCGTGGACAAGCTCGCCGACGCGGTCAAGGTGACGCTGGGTCCGCGCGGTCGGAACGTGGTGCTGGCCAAGGCTTTCGGTGGACCGCAGGTCACCAATGACGGTGTGACCATCGCGCGCGAGATCGACTTGGAAGACCCGTTCGAGAACCTCGGTGCCCAACTGGTGAAGTCGGTGGCCACCAAGACCAACGACGTCGCGGGCGACGGCACCACCACCGCCACCGTGCTGGCACAGGCGCTGATCAAGGCCGGCCTGCGCAACGTGGCCGCCGGTGCCAACCCGATCGCGCTGGGTCAGGGCATCAGCAAGGCCGCCGACGCGGTGTCCGAGGCTCTGCTGGCCGCGGCCACCCCGGTATCGGACGAAAAGGCCATCGCCCAGGTCGCCACGGTGTCCTCGCGCGATGAGCAGATCGGCCAGCTGGTCGGCGAGGCCATGACCAAGGTCGGTCACGACGGTGTGGTCACCATCGAGGAATCCTCGACGCTGAACACCGAGCTCGAGGTCACCGAGGGTGTCGGCTTCGACAAGGGCTTCATCTCGGCCTACTTCGTCAACGACTTCGACTCCCAGGAAGCGGTGCTCGAGGACCCGGTGATCCTGCTGCACCGCGACAAGGTCAGCTCGCTGCCCGACCTGCTGCCGTTGCTGGAGAAGGTCGCCGAGGCCGGCAAGCCGCTGCTGATCATCGCCGAGGACGTCGAGGGTGAGGCCCTGTCCACCCTGGTCGTCAACGCCATCCGAAAGACGCTCAAGGCCGTCGCCGTCAAGGCGCCGTTCTTCGGTGATCGTCGCAAGGCGTTCCTCGACGATCTCGCCGTGGTCACCGGCGGGCAGGTCGTCAACCCCGATGTGGGCCTGGTGCTGCGCGAGGCCGGTCTGGACGTGCTGGGTTCAGCCCGTCGCGTCGTGGTCACCAAGGACAGCACCGTGCTCGTCGACGGTGGCGGCTCCAAGGACGCGGTCGCCGATCGCGTCAAGCAGCTCAAGGCCGAGATCGAGTCCACCGATTCGGACTGGGATCGGGAGAAGCTGCAGGAACGGCTGGCCAAGCTGTCCGGCGGTGTCGCGGTCATCAAGGTCGGTGCGGCCACCGAGACCGACCTGAAGAAGCGCAAGGAAGCGGTCGAGGACGCAGTAGCGGCGGCCAAGGCTGCCGTCGAGGAGGGCATCGTCACCGGTGGCGGCGCGGCCCTCGTGCAGGCCCGCACGGCGCTGGTCAAGCTGCGCGGCGAGGTCGAGGGCGACGAGGCCCTCGGTGTCGACGTGTTCTCCTCCGCGCTGTCGGCCCCGCTGTACTGGATCGCCACCAACGCCGGCCTGGACGGCTCGGTCGTGGTGAACAAGGTCAGCGAGCAGGACAACGGCCAGGGCTTCAACGCCGCCACCCTGACCTACGGTGACCTCCTCGCCGAGGGCATCGTGGATCCGGTCAAGGTGACCCGCTCGGCGGTGCTCAACGCCGCATCGGTGGCGCGCATGATCCTGACGACCGAGACGGCCGTCGTGGACAAGCCGGCCGAGGAAGAAGATCACGGGCACGGCCACCACGGCCACGCTCACTAG
- a CDS encoding nuclear transport factor 2 family protein, with translation MSSVEDKLEVTELLYRYAELIDAGDFDGVGELLGRGSFMGVAGAPAIAKLFAHTTRRFPDHGNRTRTRHLVLNPIVDVEDVQATARSTFVVVQKTDTVPLQPIVVGRYADVFARDEHGWYFTERTVDVEMVGDVSDHLMIPV, from the coding sequence ATGAGTTCGGTCGAGGACAAACTTGAGGTCACCGAGCTGCTGTACCGCTACGCCGAGCTCATCGACGCCGGCGACTTCGACGGGGTCGGGGAGCTGCTCGGACGCGGCTCGTTCATGGGCGTGGCGGGTGCGCCGGCGATCGCCAAGTTGTTCGCGCACACCACCCGCCGGTTCCCGGACCACGGCAATCGCACCCGAACCCGCCACCTCGTGCTCAACCCGATCGTCGACGTCGAGGATGTGCAGGCAACGGCCCGCTCGACGTTCGTCGTCGTGCAGAAGACCGACACCGTGCCACTGCAGCCCATCGTGGTCGGGCGCTACGCCGACGTGTTCGCCCGTGACGAACATGGCTGGTACTTCACCGAGCGCACGGTGGACGTGGAAATGGTCGGGGACGTGTCCGACCACCTGATGATTCCGGTATAG